In one Lolium rigidum isolate FL_2022 chromosome 3, APGP_CSIRO_Lrig_0.1, whole genome shotgun sequence genomic region, the following are encoded:
- the LOC124696489 gene encoding probable protein phosphatase 2C 29, with amino-acid sequence MGCLRRWLPSCCCFDRGDGGGRSGSVADDGLLWDVALKAHASGDYSVAVAQANEALEDQAQVLVSPASTLVGVYDGHGGPDAARFVNARLFSLIQEFASENGGLSAEVIRQAFGATEDEFMDMVARSWPTQPRLVSVGSCCLVGAIEDGTLYVANLGDSRAVLGRRAAPGDRGRRRTVAERLSRDHNVSDEAVRREVVEAHPDDPHIVTSAHGVWRIKGIITVSRSIGDAYLKRPDMCSPALMQAICPFPMRRPVMSAVPSVRARKLRPGDQFLIFASDGLWEQLTDEAAVDIVARSPRKGVAMRLVRAAQLEAARKKDMKYESIAAIEKGRRRRFHDDITVVVLFLDNRPSCAPAQSSGVAADEIDGTYAPVDVFSLSSDDQTDDPTRPVLR; translated from the exons ATGGGGTGTTTACGGCGGTGGCTGCCGTCCTGCTGCTGCTTTGACCGCGGCGACGGTGGTGGTCGGTCCGGGAGCGTCGCCGACGACGGGCTGCTGTGGGACGTCGCCCTCAAGGCGCACGCCTCCGGCGACTactccgtcgccgtcgcccagGCCAACGAGGCGCTCGAGGACCAGGCGCAGGTGCTCGTCTCCCCCGCCTCCACGCTCGTCGGCGTCTACGACGGCCACGGCGGCCCCGACGCCGCCCGCTTCGTCAACGCACGCCTCTTCTCCCTCATCCAAG AGTTCGCGTCCGAGAACGGCGGCCTGTCGGCGGAGGTGATCAGGCAGGCGTTCGGGGCGACGGAGGACGAGTTCATGGACATGGTGGCCAGGTCCTGGCCGACGCAGCCGCGGCTGGTCTCCGTGGGCTCCTGCTGCCTGGTGGGCGCCATCGAGGACGGCACGCTCTACGTGGCCAACCTGGGCGACTCGCGCGCGGTGCTgggccgccgcgccgcgcccggCGACAGGGGGAGACGAAGGACCGTGGCGGAGCGGCTCTCCCGGGACCACAACGTGTCCGACGAGGCCGTGCGGCGGGAGGTGGTGGAGGCGCACCCGGACGACCCGCACATCGTCACCAGCGCGCACGGCGTGTGGCGGATCAAGGGCATCATCACGGTGTCCCGCTCCATCGGGGACGCCTACCTCAAGCGGCCCGACATGTGCAGCCCGGCGCTGATGCAGGCCATCTGCCCCTTCCCGATGCGGCGGCCGGTCATGAGCGCCGTGCCGTCGGTCAGGGCCCGCAAGCTGCGGCCCGGGGACCAGTTCCTCATCTTCGCGTCCGACGGGCTGTGGGAGCAGCTCACCGACGAGGCGGCGGTCGACATCGTGGCCCGCAGCCCGAGGAAGGGCGTGGCCATGCGGCTGGTGCGCGCCGCGCAGCTGGAGGCCGCCAGGAAGAAGGACATGAAGTACGAGAGCATCGCCGCCATCGAGAAGGGACGCAGGAGGCGCTTCCACGACGACATCACCGTCGTCGTGCTCTTCCTCGACAACAGGCCCTCGTGCGCGCCCGCGCAGTCCAGCGGTGTAGCCGCAGATGAGATCGACGGCACCTACGCCCCCGTCGACGTCTTCTCGCTCAGCTCCGACGACCAGACGGACGACCCGACCAGACCCGTGCTGCGGTGA